Proteins from a genomic interval of Desulfovibrio litoralis DSM 11393:
- the hypE gene encoding hydrogenase expression/formation protein HypE → MSKDSKTKFIGNLLLDYGSGGQASHRLINDLFLHYFDNPILRQMNDAAELHLSGHLAISTDSYTVTPLEFKGGNIGSLAVHGTVNDVAMLGSKVRYLSTAFILEEGLDMQLLERIVKSMAEAAKEAEVLIVTGDTKVVPKGAVDKIFINTTGLGEIISNNPPSGSKAQAGDVVLISGTMGDHGLTIMAARENLPLGAALKSDSAPLNLIIEELIQNIPEIHVLRDPTRGGLATTLNEITMQSSVVCKIEESLIPVLNDVKQGCSILGLDPLYLANEGKLICILPKQYQDKALEIMHKHKASQNACYIGEIFAPGNIELKRQRTLNAKAGQVLLETPLGGTRLLSMLEGEQLPRIC, encoded by the coding sequence ATGTCTAAAGACTCTAAAACTAAATTTATCGGTAACTTATTATTAGATTATGGCAGTGGCGGACAAGCTTCGCATCGTTTGATTAATGATTTATTCTTACATTATTTTGACAATCCGATTTTAAGACAAATGAACGACGCCGCTGAACTACACTTATCAGGACACTTAGCGATAAGTACCGATTCTTATACCGTTACTCCTTTAGAATTTAAAGGCGGGAATATCGGCTCTTTGGCCGTCCACGGAACAGTGAATGATGTCGCTATGTTAGGGTCTAAAGTCCGTTATTTATCCACAGCTTTTATTTTAGAAGAAGGCTTGGATATGCAACTGCTTGAACGCATAGTTAAAAGCATGGCGGAAGCAGCCAAAGAAGCCGAAGTTCTGATTGTTACCGGCGATACTAAAGTTGTTCCTAAGGGGGCGGTTGATAAAATTTTTATTAATACCACAGGCTTAGGAGAAATCATCTCGAATAATCCCCCTTCAGGCTCTAAAGCTCAGGCGGGCGATGTGGTCTTAATTTCAGGCACTATGGGCGATCATGGCTTAACCATTATGGCGGCCAGAGAAAACCTGCCTCTTGGTGCGGCTTTAAAAAGCGATTCTGCTCCGCTAAACTTAATTATCGAAGAATTAATCCAAAACATTCCAGAAATACACGTTTTAAGAGACCCAACAAGAGGTGGTTTAGCGACAACTTTAAATGAAATTACCATGCAATCAAGCGTAGTTTGTAAAATTGAAGAAAGTCTAATCCCTGTATTAAATGATGTTAAACAAGGCTGTTCTATTTTAGGGCTAGACCCTCTTTACCTTGCGAATGAAGGAAAATTAATCTGTATTTTACCAAAACAGTACCAAGACAAAGCTCTAGAAATTATGCACAAACATAAAGCGAGTCAAAACGCCTGTTATATTGGTGAAATCTTTGCACCAGGTAATATTGAATTAAAAAGACAACGCACCCTAAACGCAAAAGCCGGACAAGTGCTTTTAGAAACTCCACTCGGTGGAACAAGGCTACTTTCCATGCTTGAAGGTGAACAATTGCCACGCATTTGTTAA
- a CDS encoding GNAT family N-acetyltransferase — protein MKIEKANLSDVEELSSLYYQLTKKYPEHNKMKPIFDLISKDKNYYLLVALNQENKAVGTAMGVICYDLIDLCAPFMLIENVVVSESYRGQGIGKMLMLELEAIAYSNKCALIILVSGNARKEAHTFYENLGYPMVKGFKKKLTYDE, from the coding sequence ATGAAAATAGAGAAAGCAAATCTTTCAGATGTTGAAGAGTTAAGCAGCCTATATTATCAATTGACGAAGAAATATCCAGAACATAATAAAATGAAACCAATATTTGATTTAATATCAAAGGATAAAAATTATTATCTCCTTGTTGCACTAAATCAAGAGAACAAGGCAGTTGGTACGGCTATGGGGGTTATATGTTACGATTTGATTGATTTATGTGCCCCTTTTATGCTCATTGAAAACGTAGTTGTTTCAGAAAGTTATCGAGGTCAAGGTATTGGAAAAATGTTGATGCTAGAACTTGAAGCCATTGCATATTCAAACAAGTGTGCACTCATTATACTAGTTTCTGGAAATGCAAGGAAAGAAGCACATACATTTTATGAAAACTTAGGATATCCAATGGTTAAAGGATTTAAAAAGAAGTTAACTTATGATGAATAA
- the dmpI gene encoding 4-oxalocrotonate tautomerase DmpI, translating into MPYITIESGSLTKEQKSKLIEEITQVASKITQIPSEFFFVTIKELPDENIGINGKTIDKTKQEYQQNQIKK; encoded by the coding sequence ATGCCATATATAACAATAGAAAGTGGCTCGTTAACGAAAGAGCAAAAAAGTAAGCTGATTGAAGAAATAACACAAGTTGCGTCAAAAATTACACAGATTCCAAGCGAATTTTTCTTTGTTACGATTAAAGAATTGCCCGATGAAAACATTGGAATCAACGGCAAAACTATTGATAAAACTAAGCAAGAATATCAACAGAATCAAATCAAAAAATAA
- the yecR gene encoding YecR family lipoprotein, with protein MKKILCLLPVFMLMLSSCAVKKDWAATGGSRADATVRLSYSYGGFEQPVVDEAQALAVATQRCQSWGYTGADLRTFVIALCSVCT; from the coding sequence ATGAAAAAAATACTATGTTTATTACCTGTATTCATGCTAATGCTTTCCAGTTGTGCAGTTAAAAAAGATTGGGCTGCTACTGGTGGTAGCCGTGCTGATGCGACAGTGCGTTTATCTTATAGTTACGGTGGATTTGAACAGCCAGTAGTTGATGAAGCACAGGCTCTTGCGGTAGCAACTCAGCGTTGTCAATCATGGGGCTATACAGGAGCAGATTTGCGTACTTTTGTCATCGCTTTATGCTCTGTATGCACATAG
- a CDS encoding OmpP1/FadL family transporter: MLNFHQTKVKAFLAFLMLSAVTLSTFTAKQAFATNGMLFDGYGPISQAMGGASMAYDNGTAAMSNNPATLGLMPDGNRVDIALGFLMPDVRYETPGKTYKSSSDLFLMPAIGYVRKDGDFAYGIGMYSLGGMGTDYLDDNLGMYSQVIVGKILVPFAYDVTDKFTIGATISLTQAQMDIVLKPRGPMMPKFDFKDGSDFSGATSDYGVSGKLGFTYKLHDRFTIGGAYHNKGGIGDLTGKGARVEGFDMPATANIGFAANITDDLMFTADYQKIFWSEVMQTITITQGNQKAELRQDWRDQNVVSMGLAYTLPSLPELTLRAGVNLGDNPVNKNATPMFPAIIENHYTAGFGYKFNETHSVNASFSYAPKVRVNNDGMFRGTSTTHEQTSSQIMYSINF; encoded by the coding sequence ATGTTAAATTTTCACCAAACCAAAGTTAAAGCTTTTTTAGCGTTCTTAATGTTGTCAGCTGTTACTTTATCCACCTTTACAGCTAAACAAGCTTTCGCCACAAACGGTATGCTCTTTGACGGATACGGCCCAATCAGTCAGGCAATGGGCGGTGCCTCCATGGCGTATGACAACGGAACAGCGGCTATGTCTAATAACCCCGCAACCTTGGGGCTTATGCCTGATGGCAATCGAGTTGATATTGCTTTAGGTTTTTTAATGCCGGACGTGCGTTATGAAACTCCCGGAAAAACCTATAAGTCTAGCTCAGATTTGTTTTTAATGCCAGCTATTGGTTACGTCAGAAAAGATGGTGATTTTGCCTATGGTATCGGTATGTATTCTCTTGGCGGAATGGGAACAGACTATCTTGATGATAACTTAGGTATGTATTCTCAAGTGATTGTCGGTAAAATCTTAGTGCCTTTCGCTTACGATGTTACCGATAAGTTTACCATAGGTGCCACAATCTCATTGACTCAAGCTCAAATGGACATAGTCTTGAAACCACGAGGTCCAATGATGCCCAAATTTGACTTTAAAGACGGTTCTGACTTTAGCGGTGCTACCTCTGATTATGGTGTATCAGGAAAATTAGGCTTTACTTATAAATTGCATGACCGTTTCACTATTGGTGGAGCTTATCACAATAAAGGCGGTATAGGCGATTTAACGGGTAAAGGTGCAAGAGTTGAAGGCTTTGATATGCCTGCAACAGCTAATATTGGTTTTGCCGCCAATATTACTGATGATCTTATGTTTACCGCTGATTATCAAAAAATCTTTTGGTCTGAGGTGATGCAAACTATTACTATCACCCAAGGTAACCAAAAAGCAGAATTACGCCAAGACTGGAGAGATCAAAACGTAGTATCAATGGGCTTGGCTTATACCCTACCGTCTTTACCGGAACTAACTTTAAGAGCCGGGGTAAACTTAGGCGACAACCCTGTTAACAAAAATGCTACTCCAATGTTCCCTGCTATTATAGAAAATCATTACACCGCCGGTTTTGGTTATAAGTTTAATGAAACACATTCCGTTAACGCCAGCTTTTCTTACGCTCCAAAAGTAAGAGTAAATAATGATGGAATGTTCAGGGGCACATCAACAACTCACGAACAAACAAGTTCTCAAATAATGTATTCTATTAATTTCTAA
- a CDS encoding PaaI family thioesterase: MQTYLEDVVKTPQSVNPLLNTLGVKIVELSDKKAIFSLKVCENLAQGAGNLAGGILATIADEAMAHVLLKALDGHKQIVTTNLNVSFLRAVRQGLITCEAIVLKKGRSVAFVEAKIYNDEKELISTATATFHISQIK; this comes from the coding sequence ATGCAAACTTATTTGGAAGATGTGGTAAAAACTCCGCAAAGTGTGAACCCCTTACTTAATACGCTTGGGGTAAAAATTGTTGAATTAAGCGATAAAAAAGCGATATTTAGCCTTAAAGTTTGTGAAAACCTCGCACAGGGAGCGGGAAATTTGGCAGGTGGAATTTTAGCCACGATAGCCGACGAAGCAATGGCGCATGTCTTATTAAAGGCTTTGGACGGACACAAACAAATAGTAACCACCAACTTAAACGTGAGTTTTTTGCGGGCTGTGAGACAGGGGCTTATTACTTGTGAGGCGATTGTTTTAAAAAAAGGTCGCAGTGTGGCTTTCGTTGAAGCTAAAATATATAATGATGAAAAAGAATTAATTTCTACCGCCACGGCAACCTTTCATATAAGTCAAATTAAATAG
- the rpmB gene encoding 50S ribosomal protein L28 — MSRECAMCGKRPQVGNSVSHSNIKNKRRFNPNLQNVRHQHPNGQVVTLSVCTRCLRSGSVVKPVARKAN, encoded by the coding sequence ATGTCCAGAGAATGTGCAATGTGTGGAAAACGTCCTCAAGTAGGGAACAGCGTAAGCCACTCTAATATTAAGAACAAACGTCGTTTTAACCCAAACTTACAAAATGTACGTCATCAACATCCTAACGGTCAGGTTGTTACCTTGTCTGTTTGTACAAGATGTTTACGTAGTGGTTCTGTTGTTAAGCCTGTGGCGCGTAAAGCAAATTAA
- a CDS encoding YceD family protein: MCQLWIDVNAIPAEGKQFEISEEKYFTDFIDKYNLDCQITSPLKAIFFVLPQAEGCFVRGQINGEFVLPCNRCTEDTKVTVSHSFESFEPFPPELSFDTPLNKHILKSNQTTKQATKEEQDFDLDSDSEVLRYNQKLKSFEINLFALAWEEFVLSLPVKPLCNTRCKGLCSECGQNLNEATCECKSEIQDPRLAALQNLHLNKKS, translated from the coding sequence ATGTGTCAGTTATGGATTGATGTTAATGCTATACCTGCCGAAGGTAAACAGTTTGAAATTAGTGAAGAAAAATATTTCACTGATTTTATTGATAAATATAATTTAGACTGTCAAATCACCTCTCCGCTTAAAGCAATATTTTTTGTTTTGCCCCAAGCCGAGGGTTGTTTTGTGCGTGGTCAAATAAACGGCGAATTCGTGTTGCCCTGCAATCGTTGCACAGAAGACACAAAAGTTACGGTTTCTCATAGTTTTGAAAGCTTTGAACCTTTTCCGCCCGAACTTTCTTTTGATACACCGCTAAATAAACATATTTTAAAATCAAACCAAACGACTAAACAAGCAACAAAAGAAGAACAAGACTTTGATCTTGACTCAGACAGCGAAGTTTTGCGTTATAACCAAAAACTAAAAAGCTTTGAAATAAATCTTTTTGCTCTGGCATGGGAAGAATTTGTTTTATCTCTTCCCGTTAAACCTCTTTGTAATACACGCTGTAAGGGGCTTTGTTCCGAGTGTGGACAAAACCTTAACGAAGCTACTTGCGAATGTAAATCAGAAATACAAGATCCAAGACTTGCTGCTTTACAAAATTTACATCTCAACAAAAAATCTTAA
- the rpmF gene encoding 50S ribosomal protein L32: MAVQQNKKSKSKKGMRRAHHQVDIPNVVFCKCGEATLSHTACPACGVYRDRTVVQVKSTEAN, from the coding sequence ATGGCTGTTCAACAAAATAAAAAATCAAAATCCAAAAAAGGAATGCGTCGCGCCCACCACCAAGTAGACATTCCTAACGTTGTTTTCTGCAAATGCGGAGAAGCAACCCTTTCTCATACCGCCTGTCCTGCTTGTGGCGTTTACCGTGATCGTACTGTTGTTCAGGTAAAAAGCACAGAGGCGAACTAA
- the plsX gene encoding phosphate acyltransferase PlsX, with product MKKPVIAVDIMGGDFGPPVVLPGALAAARSSNIDLLLVGRKEAIELELKQHDCSGVNFEIVHAAEVALMNEQPSDILRRKKDASIQICCRLVKEAKADGFVSAGHSGASVACGMFIIGRVPGVERPALATIIPTEKNPAILLDVGANVDCKAHHLFQFGLMAHPFAQDLLDISSPRIGLLSIGEEEGKGNNLVKESYDLFKLAKNINFVGNVEGRDLFTGDVDVIVSDGFVGNVALKLSEGLAGSLARVLKREIFSSTVTKLGAWLSKSAFKRFSRIVDYAEYGGAPLLGLQNIAIVCHGKSNIKAITNATIMAANYVRKGTNQRLTEAISANEELSRYSKAIKH from the coding sequence ATTAAAAAACCTGTTATAGCTGTTGACATTATGGGCGGCGATTTTGGACCGCCCGTTGTGTTACCTGGGGCATTAGCCGCAGCTCGCAGTAGCAATATCGACCTACTCCTTGTAGGGCGTAAAGAAGCTATAGAACTTGAACTAAAACAACACGATTGTAGTGGCGTTAATTTTGAGATAGTTCATGCAGCTGAAGTTGCCCTTATGAACGAACAACCGTCTGATATATTAAGACGCAAAAAAGATGCGTCTATTCAGATTTGTTGTCGTTTGGTCAAAGAAGCTAAGGCTGACGGTTTTGTCAGTGCAGGTCATTCCGGAGCCTCAGTCGCTTGCGGAATGTTTATTATCGGGCGTGTTCCCGGAGTTGAGCGCCCAGCACTCGCAACCATTATCCCAACCGAAAAAAATCCGGCTATTTTGCTTGATGTTGGTGCTAACGTAGACTGTAAAGCCCACCATCTTTTTCAGTTTGGTCTTATGGCTCACCCTTTTGCCCAAGATTTGCTCGATATTTCAAGCCCAAGAATCGGGCTTTTATCTATTGGCGAAGAAGAAGGAAAAGGCAACAACCTTGTTAAAGAATCTTACGATCTCTTTAAATTGGCAAAAAATATTAATTTTGTTGGAAACGTTGAAGGAAGAGACCTCTTTACGGGTGATGTTGATGTTATTGTTTCCGATGGTTTTGTCGGTAACGTTGCCTTAAAGTTATCCGAAGGTCTTGCCGGTTCGCTCGCCAGAGTTTTAAAACGCGAAATTTTTTCTTCTACGGTAACCAAACTCGGAGCTTGGCTTTCTAAATCAGCCTTTAAACGCTTTTCCCGTATCGTAGATTATGCCGAATATGGCGGAGCGCCCCTGCTCGGCTTGCAAAATATCGCCATAGTCTGTCATGGAAAATCAAACATCAAAGCCATCACTAATGCAACCATCATGGCGGCAAATTATGTCAGGAAAGGCACAAATCAACGCTTAACCGAAGCAATCAGTGCTAACGAAGAACTTTCTCGCTATAGCAAAGCAATTAAGCACTAA
- a CDS encoding beta-ketoacyl-ACP synthase III yields the protein MNFSAQLRGVGAGIPQKVITNKDLEKIVDTTDEWIYTRTGIKERRVIDQELGTDLAVTAALQALNDAGIKAEQLTHIICATCTPDTYCPNNACIIAQKLNIKGQTALDINAGCSGFIYGLELVNALVSTNPNAVVLLVAVEILSLRSNWEDRTTCVLFGDGSGAGVFTHKDSKIGEKKGFANLIGLKLNSDGDLGQLLTIKGGGSAYPYKLNDKVGKEYFLEMEGREVFKHAVRSMTSICEELLTQMNLTGNDIDLFISHQANMRIIEAVGKQMNFSQEKIFSNVEKYGNTSAASIPIALKEAKEKKLIKENQKILLTTFGAGFTWGTALFQTIKN from the coding sequence ATGAATTTTTCTGCTCAGTTGCGAGGAGTCGGAGCGGGTATTCCCCAAAAAGTCATTACCAACAAAGATCTTGAAAAGATTGTTGATACGACTGATGAATGGATTTATACCAGAACCGGAATAAAAGAACGAAGAGTTATTGACCAAGAGCTTGGAACAGACCTCGCTGTAACCGCCGCTCTGCAGGCATTGAATGATGCCGGCATAAAAGCCGAACAACTGACTCACATTATTTGTGCGACTTGCACCCCTGATACTTACTGCCCCAATAACGCTTGTATCATTGCTCAAAAGTTGAATATTAAAGGACAAACGGCGCTTGATATTAATGCCGGCTGTTCTGGGTTTATTTATGGGTTAGAGTTGGTTAACGCCCTTGTTTCGACTAACCCAAACGCTGTTGTTTTACTCGTTGCCGTTGAGATTTTATCTTTGCGTTCCAACTGGGAAGATAGAACAACCTGTGTTTTATTTGGAGACGGCTCCGGAGCGGGCGTTTTTACTCACAAAGATTCTAAAATCGGAGAAAAAAAAGGTTTTGCCAATCTGATCGGTCTAAAATTAAATTCTGACGGAGACTTGGGACAACTTTTAACCATAAAAGGCGGTGGCTCGGCTTATCCTTATAAATTAAACGATAAAGTCGGAAAAGAATACTTTTTGGAAATGGAAGGAAGAGAAGTATTTAAACACGCCGTGCGTTCTATGACGAGTATTTGTGAAGAACTTTTAACCCAGATGAACCTAACGGGAAACGATATTGACTTATTTATTTCACATCAAGCCAATATGCGTATTATCGAAGCCGTTGGAAAACAAATGAATTTTAGCCAAGAAAAAATTTTTTCCAATGTAGAAAAATATGGAAATACCTCAGCCGCCTCAATTCCCATTGCTTTAAAAGAAGCAAAAGAAAAAAAATTGATCAAAGAAAATCAAAAAATTTTGCTTACAACGTTTGGGGCCGGTTTTACATGGGGAACCGCCTTATTTCAAACAATAAAAAATTAA
- the fabG gene encoding 3-oxoacyl-[acyl-carrier-protein] reductase encodes MGEFSPTAPTALVTGGSRGIGKSIAKILSRDGFQIILTYVSRSDEAEAVVNEIIKSGGTAKAFKLNVGDSNAVSELFNNEIKDKVKLEVLVNNAGITKDGLILRMKDEDFNSVIDINLRGAFYCMREASKLMAKARSGKIINISSVVGQMGNPGQINYSATKAGVIGMTKSLAKELAARNVTVNAVAPGFIETEMTATLSDEVKANYAKAIPLGRLGSAEDVAEAVAFLASPKANYITAQVLAVNGGMYS; translated from the coding sequence ATGGGTGAATTTAGCCCCACAGCCCCAACGGCACTAGTTACCGGCGGTTCGAGAGGAATAGGAAAAAGTATAGCTAAAATTTTATCCAGAGACGGTTTTCAAATTATCTTGACTTACGTCAGCAGGTCAGACGAAGCCGAAGCGGTAGTAAACGAAATTATTAAAAGCGGCGGAACAGCAAAAGCTTTTAAACTTAATGTCGGAGACTCAAACGCCGTTAGCGAACTCTTTAACAATGAAATTAAAGATAAAGTTAAACTCGAAGTTTTGGTTAATAATGCGGGAATCACCAAAGATGGTCTTATTTTACGCATGAAAGACGAAGATTTTAACTCAGTTATCGATATAAACTTACGCGGAGCGTTTTATTGTATGCGTGAAGCCAGTAAATTAATGGCGAAAGCACGTAGCGGAAAAATTATCAATATATCTTCTGTTGTAGGGCAAATGGGTAACCCCGGGCAAATCAATTACTCTGCGACTAAAGCCGGTGTTATCGGAATGACCAAATCTTTGGCAAAAGAATTGGCGGCTCGAAACGTTACCGTCAACGCAGTTGCCCCCGGTTTTATCGAAACGGAAATGACTGCAACATTGTCTGATGAAGTTAAAGCAAATTACGCAAAGGCTATTCCCCTCGGTCGTCTTGGATCAGCCGAAGATGTAGCCGAAGCAGTAGCGTTTTTAGCCTCTCCAAAAGCTAATTACATTACGGCTCAAGTATTGGCAGTAAACGGTGGAATGTATAGTTAA
- the acpP gene encoding acyl carrier protein: protein MSVEEKVRKIIVDQLGVKPEDVKPEASFLEDLGADSLDLTELIMNMEDTFSITIDENDAQKILKVQDAISYIENKTK from the coding sequence ATGTCTGTAGAAGAAAAAGTAAGAAAAATTATTGTTGATCAACTCGGAGTTAAACCGGAAGACGTTAAACCAGAAGCTTCTTTTTTAGAAGACCTTGGTGCTGACTCTCTTGATTTGACTGAGCTTATCATGAATATGGAAGATACTTTCTCCATCACCATTGATGAAAATGATGCTCAAAAAATTCTTAAAGTACAAGACGCTATCTCATATATCGAAAATAAAACAAAATAA
- the fabF gene encoding beta-ketoacyl-ACP synthase II — protein sequence MSRKRVVVTGLSALTPLGNDLASSWENLVAGKSGIAPITRFDASEYTSRIAGEIKNFDPEHFGISAKNAKRMDLFVQYAVANGNSLMSHSKYVITPENEDKIGIILGVGIGGLATIEVFHSRLVEAGPNKVSPFMIPMLISNMAPGQIAIATGIKGTNVVMTSACASALHAIGAAYSEILLGRADAMITGGVESTITPMGISGFTSMKALSTHNEEPTKASRPFDKNRNGFVMGEGAGFIMLESLESAKARGATIYGEIIGFGASDDANHMTAPREDGECMAKAMSNAIKDAGLQPSDIDHINAHATSTYLNDFCETTAIKKLFGKHAYNIPITANKSMTGHLLGAAGGIESVFSVMTLNTGIIPGTINYENPDPECDLNYMSNGSKKLDPTYALCNSFGFGGTNASVLFKRWEA from the coding sequence ATGTCTAGAAAACGCGTTGTGGTTACAGGTCTTTCGGCTCTAACCCCACTGGGCAACGACCTCGCCAGTAGCTGGGAAAATCTTGTGGCTGGTAAATCTGGGATAGCCCCCATTACACGTTTTGATGCGTCTGAATATACTAGTCGCATAGCGGGTGAGATCAAAAACTTTGACCCCGAACACTTTGGAATCAGTGCAAAAAATGCAAAACGCATGGATTTATTCGTGCAGTATGCCGTTGCCAACGGAAACTCTCTTATGAGCCATTCCAAATATGTTATTACCCCTGAAAACGAAGATAAAATAGGTATTATTCTTGGTGTTGGAATAGGCGGTCTTGCGACAATCGAAGTGTTCCACTCTCGCTTGGTCGAAGCCGGCCCAAACAAAGTCTCTCCTTTTATGATACCCATGCTTATATCAAACATGGCACCCGGACAAATCGCTATAGCGACCGGAATAAAAGGCACAAACGTAGTTATGACCAGTGCCTGTGCCTCTGCTCTTCATGCTATCGGTGCGGCTTATTCCGAGATTTTACTCGGGCGTGCTGATGCTATGATTACGGGCGGTGTTGAATCAACCATTACCCCAATGGGTATATCCGGCTTTACATCCATGAAAGCCCTTTCTACTCACAACGAAGAACCCACCAAAGCCTCTCGTCCTTTTGATAAAAACCGTAACGGCTTTGTTATGGGCGAAGGTGCCGGATTCATAATGCTTGAAAGTCTCGAGTCTGCTAAGGCTCGTGGAGCAACCATCTATGGCGAAATCATTGGTTTCGGTGCTTCTGATGATGCAAACCATATGACTGCCCCAAGAGAAGACGGAGAGTGCATGGCAAAAGCCATGAGTAATGCGATCAAAGATGCCGGGTTACAACCGTCTGATATTGATCATATTAATGCACACGCTACCTCCACTTATCTTAATGACTTTTGTGAAACAACAGCAATCAAAAAGCTCTTTGGCAAACATGCTTACAATATTCCGATTACTGCGAATAAATCAATGACCGGACATTTACTCGGTGCTGCCGGCGGTATTGAAAGCGTATTTTCCGTTATGACCTTAAATACAGGGATTATTCCGGGAACTATTAACTATGAAAACCCTGACCCTGAATGTGATCTAAACTATATGTCCAACGGTTCTAAAAAACTTGATCCAACTTACGCTCTCTGCAACTCATTTGGCTTTGGCGGAACAAACGCAAGCGTCTTGTTTAAACGTTGGGAAGCATAA
- the glyA gene encoding serine hydroxymethyltransferase, with the protein MENIILNDKAVADAIIKEMGRQTEKLELIASENFVSQAVREAQGSVLTNKYAEGYAHKRYYGGCEYVDLVEDLAVERAKELFGVDYVNAQPHSGSQANMGVYFAALKPGDTILGMDLSHGGHLTHGSPVNFSGRLYKIVSYGVDKESGLIDFDQLKKLAEEHKPALIVAGASAYPRTLHFDKFKAIADSVGAKLMVDMAHIAGLVATGEHPTPVGHAQFITTTTHKTLRGPRGGMIFATEEFGKTINSQIFPGIQGGPLMHVIAAKAIALGEALKPAFKEYQKMVVKNAQVLASELKNAGFKLVSNGTDNHLMLLDLSLKDYTGKDAEHALDLAGITVNKNTIPFETRSPFVTSGIRLGSPALTTRGFKEKDMQQVAAFITEALAKHNNETALADINKRVTAFSKKFPLFAW; encoded by the coding sequence ATGGAAAATATTATCTTAAACGATAAAGCGGTTGCTGATGCCATTATTAAAGAAATGGGAAGGCAAACCGAAAAGCTTGAACTTATCGCCTCGGAAAACTTTGTTTCTCAAGCGGTTAGAGAAGCTCAAGGCTCTGTTTTAACCAATAAATATGCCGAAGGTTACGCTCATAAACGCTATTACGGCGGTTGTGAATATGTTGACTTGGTAGAAGATTTGGCTGTTGAAAGAGCAAAAGAACTCTTTGGCGTAGACTATGTTAATGCCCAACCTCACTCAGGCAGTCAGGCAAATATGGGCGTTTACTTTGCCGCTTTAAAACCCGGAGACACCATACTCGGCATGGATCTCTCACACGGTGGACACTTAACCCACGGTAGCCCCGTAAACTTTTCCGGTCGTCTTTATAAGATCGTGTCTTACGGAGTTGATAAAGAAAGCGGATTGATTGACTTTGATCAACTCAAAAAACTTGCCGAAGAACATAAACCTGCGTTGATTGTTGCCGGAGCAAGTGCTTATCCAAGAACTTTGCATTTTGATAAGTTTAAAGCAATCGCCGATTCCGTCGGGGCTAAATTAATGGTCGATATGGCTCATATCGCAGGTTTGGTCGCAACAGGCGAACACCCTACTCCCGTAGGGCACGCCCAGTTTATTACGACAACAACTCACAAAACTTTGCGTGGTCCAAGAGGCGGAATGATCTTTGCCACTGAAGAATTTGGAAAAACCATAAATAGTCAAATCTTTCCGGGAATTCAAGGCGGTCCTTTAATGCACGTTATTGCCGCTAAAGCCATTGCCCTTGGCGAAGCTTTAAAACCCGCATTTAAAGAATATCAAAAAATGGTTGTGAAAAACGCACAAGTTTTAGCAAGCGAACTCAAAAACGCCGGTTTTAAACTTGTTTCAAACGGAACAGATAACCATTTGATGTTATTAGATTTAAGCTTAAAAGATTATACGGGAAAGGATGCGGAACACGCCCTTGACCTTGCCGGTATTACCGTTAATAAAAACACAATACCTTTTGAAACTCGTTCGCCTTTTGTAACCTCAGGAATTCGTTTAGGATCTCCGGCTCTAACCACCAGAGGCTTTAAAGAAAAAGACATGCAACAAGTTGCGGCTTTTATTACTGAAGCTCTTGCAAAACACAACAATGAAACTGCTTTGGCTGATATAAACAAAAGAGTAACCGCCTTTTCTAAAAAGTTTCCACTTTTTGCTTGGTAA